The following proteins are co-located in the Spirosoma montaniterrae genome:
- a CDS encoding ABC transporter substrate-binding protein: MKKLLLSALTVALTASVWSCGGEKKSESAASESTGQTSVADFKGKTLNILCWEGYADKKFTQAFEEKYGVTIKGTYFGSSDELIAKLTAGGGEVYDIVTPSPDMAQALVERDLVQPIDLKKITHYDSLAGKLRSMQDVVKDGQTYGVPFTWGPDYLVYNADVIKTEPTSWNELFKPEYKGKVALWDDISSLYLAGMLLGYDKPDKGGIYNMTEPQLAEVKKKLMQLKPQVRKYWVTAGELDNLMKNKEVTLAVGWPLTPATLKKEGMNVKGLIPKEGATGWIDRLMITKNTANKDLAEAWIDYITQAENMAKVGEVTNYSVANPNAKRFMSAELQEITQMNNTDYYFERLNFWQYVKNRKRYNEIWNEIKSGA; the protein is encoded by the coding sequence ATGAAAAAGCTTCTGCTTTCAGCCCTCACTGTAGCCCTTACCGCAAGCGTCTGGTCGTGCGGTGGCGAGAAAAAATCCGAATCCGCTGCGTCTGAATCGACCGGTCAGACTTCTGTGGCCGACTTCAAAGGCAAGACCCTGAACATTTTATGCTGGGAAGGTTATGCCGACAAAAAATTCACGCAGGCATTTGAGGAAAAATACGGTGTCACCATCAAAGGCACCTACTTCGGCTCGTCAGACGAACTGATTGCCAAGCTGACGGCGGGCGGTGGCGAGGTGTATGACATCGTTACGCCCTCGCCCGATATGGCGCAGGCTCTCGTAGAACGCGACCTCGTGCAGCCTATCGACCTTAAAAAAATAACGCACTATGATAGCCTGGCCGGGAAACTGCGGTCAATGCAGGACGTAGTGAAAGACGGGCAGACATATGGCGTACCGTTTACGTGGGGGCCTGACTATCTGGTGTATAACGCCGATGTTATCAAAACCGAGCCAACTTCGTGGAACGAGTTGTTCAAACCCGAATACAAAGGCAAAGTGGCTCTCTGGGACGATATTTCGAGCCTGTATCTGGCCGGGATGCTGCTCGGCTACGACAAACCCGACAAGGGTGGTATCTACAACATGACCGAGCCGCAACTGGCCGAGGTGAAGAAAAAACTGATGCAGTTGAAGCCGCAGGTCCGCAAGTACTGGGTAACGGCGGGTGAGTTGGATAACCTTATGAAAAACAAGGAGGTAACGCTGGCTGTTGGTTGGCCGTTGACCCCTGCTACGCTGAAAAAAGAAGGCATGAACGTGAAGGGCCTGATTCCGAAAGAAGGCGCGACGGGCTGGATTGACCGGCTGATGATTACCAAAAACACCGCCAATAAAGACCTGGCCGAAGCCTGGATCGACTATATCACCCAAGCCGAAAACATGGCGAAAGTGGGCGAAGTGACCAACTACTCCGTAGCCAACCCGAATGCCAAACGGTTTATGTCGGCTGAGTTGCAGGAAATCACCCAGATGAACAATACCGACTATTACTTCGAGCGGCTGAACTTCTGGCAGTATGTCAAGAATCGCAAACGCTACAACGAAATCTGGAACGAGATCAAAAGTGGAGCTTAG
- a CDS encoding ABC transporter permease — MQHTSVKKRPAIDWLNGLIGASALAVMTFIYFPMAMVVLYSFNADTVNSFPMRGFSLKWYGTMLQNESLLQSLRISALVAIVGTSLALVIGVMGALAMHKYEFRLKRFFERVVLLPITLPGILTGVAMLSFFPLLGIPISLTAVSIGHTTFLICIVLTQVYARLKRLDPYLEEAAADLGATPWQAFSRVVLPNIRTALISAALLSFTLSLDEIPVTFFLIARDNTLPIEIYTMMRRGITPEVNAISTVIFALSLIALVLTVKYGERETRPIQ; from the coding sequence ATGCAACATACTTCTGTAAAAAAACGCCCTGCTATCGACTGGCTAAACGGGCTGATCGGCGCGTCGGCACTGGCGGTGATGACGTTCATCTACTTCCCGATGGCGATGGTGGTGCTGTACTCGTTCAATGCCGATACGGTTAACTCGTTTCCGATGCGGGGTTTCTCGCTGAAGTGGTATGGCACCATGCTGCAAAACGAGTCGCTGCTACAGTCGTTGCGGATTAGCGCACTGGTCGCAATAGTCGGTACGTCGCTGGCGTTGGTCATCGGTGTTATGGGTGCGTTGGCCATGCACAAGTACGAGTTTCGGCTGAAACGATTCTTCGAGCGGGTGGTGCTGCTGCCTATTACGCTGCCGGGCATACTGACAGGCGTAGCGATGCTGTCATTTTTTCCGTTGCTGGGTATTCCGATTTCGCTTACGGCGGTGTCTATCGGGCATACGACGTTCCTCATTTGCATTGTGCTGACGCAGGTCTATGCCCGCCTGAAACGACTCGATCCGTACCTCGAAGAAGCCGCTGCCGACCTCGGCGCAACGCCCTGGCAGGCATTCAGCCGGGTGGTTTTGCCCAACATTCGCACGGCTTTGATTAGCGCGGCCCTGCTCTCGTTCACGCTTTCGCTCGATGAGATACCCGTTACGTTCTTCCTGATTGCCCGCGACAACACGCTACCCATCGAAATCTACACGATGATGCGCCGGGGCATTACGCCCGAAGTAAACGCCATTTCGACCGTCATTTTCGCCCTGTCGCTCATCGCGCTTGTCCTGACGGTGAAATACGGCGAACGCGAAACAAGGCCCATTCAATAG
- a CDS encoding Lrp/AsnC family transcriptional regulator, which translates to MNATESQAIDNYVPDELDVQIMQSLQRDGRESFSDMARRLGIAVSTVSKRYVNLVDRGIVKIIGRVDPNKVGFNSYAAILVQVDGIQGISRVAAQIAELPEVSFLAMRTGEYDLEVNVMCCDNNHLLDLMNNHLSKIEGIRKTETVMYLKVYKWGQPELSLIR; encoded by the coding sequence ATGAACGCAACCGAGAGTCAGGCTATTGATAACTACGTTCCCGATGAACTGGACGTGCAGATTATGCAGTCGCTACAACGCGACGGGCGTGAGTCATTTTCGGATATGGCCCGACGGTTGGGTATCGCTGTCAGCACAGTCAGCAAACGGTACGTGAATCTGGTTGATCGGGGAATAGTAAAGATTATTGGCCGCGTGGACCCAAACAAGGTTGGGTTTAACTCATACGCGGCTATTCTGGTGCAGGTGGATGGTATTCAGGGTATTAGCCGGGTGGCGGCCCAGATTGCCGAACTGCCCGAGGTTAGTTTTCTGGCCATGCGTACAGGCGAATATGACCTTGAAGTCAACGTCATGTGCTGCGACAACAACCACCTGCTCGACTTAATGAACAATCACCTGTCGAAGATTGAGGGGATTCGGAAGACTGAAACGGTGATGTATTTGAAAGTTTACAAATGGGGACAGCCCGAACTGTCGCTCATCAGGTAG
- a CDS encoding purple acid phosphatase family protein, translating to MNFLWQTRLIRVTHPKFVWFLHLLIGGSAFSQTMPALVRGPYLQKATPTSITIRWRTEPASVGVVRFGTAANQLTQSVGESSPTVDHEVTLTGLTPATQYFYAIETPDNRLQGDTSNYFHTFPTEGTAKKTRIWSLGDFGNGSKRQVAVRDAFDAFVRKQGDPYIDLWLWLGDNAYSRGLDTEFQQFVFSKDVGYAAGRYMKQTPIFATPGNHDYAGDNTLRLSLNIPYFQIVSNPAQGEAGGLPSGTESYYSFNYGNIHFISLDSDRYEDSDDQTARTRFVPSKTQVAWMKRDLDAAQKNPAITWIIAFWHHPPYTKGTHDSDTEKQLIDVRTNLLPVLEQYDVDLVMCGHSHVYERTDLIRGHYGNALSFDAKTQVVAAGSASVAEYAKPLKRTGHHGTMYIVNGDGGAGGTPVNTGDAPWPHKAMRSWYDGAGGSLYLEIDGNTLTGRRITGDGSVQDSFTIRKQ from the coding sequence ATGAACTTTCTCTGGCAAACGCGCTTAATCCGGGTCACGCACCCCAAATTTGTCTGGTTTCTGCATCTGCTGATTGGCGGATCGGCTTTTTCGCAAACAATGCCCGCACTGGTACGGGGGCCGTATCTGCAAAAAGCGACGCCTACCAGCATAACTATCCGGTGGCGCACCGAACCGGCTTCGGTTGGCGTTGTGCGTTTCGGAACCGCTGCCAACCAACTTACGCAATCGGTCGGTGAAAGCAGTCCGACCGTCGATCATGAAGTAACGCTAACGGGCCTGACACCGGCCACGCAGTACTTCTACGCCATTGAAACGCCCGACAACCGCTTACAGGGCGATACAAGCAACTACTTTCATACGTTTCCGACAGAAGGCACGGCGAAGAAAACGCGTATCTGGTCGCTGGGCGATTTTGGGAACGGTTCTAAACGGCAGGTGGCCGTGCGCGATGCCTTCGACGCCTTTGTCAGGAAACAGGGCGATCCCTACATCGACCTTTGGCTGTGGTTAGGCGACAATGCTTATAGCCGGGGGTTAGATACTGAATTTCAACAATTTGTATTCAGCAAAGATGTGGGCTATGCTGCCGGGCGATACATGAAACAAACGCCTATTTTTGCTACGCCGGGTAATCATGATTATGCGGGCGACAATACGCTGCGGCTGAGTCTGAACATTCCGTATTTCCAGATAGTGTCTAACCCGGCGCAGGGCGAAGCGGGGGGCCTTCCATCGGGTACGGAGTCGTATTATTCGTTTAACTACGGCAACATTCACTTCATCAGTCTGGATTCTGACCGCTACGAGGATAGCGATGACCAAACGGCCCGCACACGTTTTGTGCCATCGAAAACGCAGGTAGCCTGGATGAAACGCGATCTTGACGCTGCCCAGAAAAACCCGGCCATTACGTGGATTATTGCTTTCTGGCACCACCCGCCCTATACCAAAGGCACCCACGACTCTGACACCGAAAAGCAACTTATCGACGTGCGGACCAACCTGCTGCCGGTGCTGGAGCAATATGACGTTGACCTGGTTATGTGCGGCCACAGCCACGTTTATGAACGAACCGATCTGATACGCGGTCACTACGGCAACGCGCTATCGTTCGATGCCAAAACGCAGGTAGTAGCTGCTGGCAGCGCGTCGGTTGCCGAATACGCCAAGCCACTAAAGCGAACAGGCCACCACGGCACCATGTACATCGTCAATGGCGACGGTGGGGCTGGCGGCACACCCGTTAATACCGGCGATGCCCCGTGGCCGCATAAAGCCATGCGGTCGTGGTACGATGGTGCCGGTGGGTCGCTCTATCTCGAAATCGACGGAAATACACTGACAGGCCGGCGGATTACGGGCGATGGGTCGGTGCAGGATTCGTTTACGATTCGGAAACAATAG
- a CDS encoding alpha-L-fucosidase, with protein MNIKIFCSLLLLFWANQTWAQAPARYDTTRASIDKHPLPGWFDDAKLGIFVHWGLYSVPGWAKGTKKPLQEILATTKGEEWFANNPYAEWYMNSLRIDGSSTQQYHKATYGDSFSYDDFVPVFNREIKKWNPNQWAKLFKDAGAQYVVLTTKHHDGFLLWPSKQPNPFKKNYQASRDIVGELTQAVNGQGLKMGLYYSSGLDWTFNQKTINNFPDLFTAGPQQPEYVTYLGNHWRELTDRYNPYVLWADIGSPKAYNPVPVIAEFYNKNPQGVVNNRHTFEFAAPSAKPAVHYDFTTPEYQMLDSIARKKWETCRGIGLSFGYNRTEDAATFLSVDGLVDSFVDIVSKNGNLLLNVGPEADGTIPAGQLERLNGLGVWLKTNGEAIYGTRPWTKAEAKTSTDGRVRFTKKGESLYAILLDEPTGKTVTISELPLTDVRAVTALSDGKPVKHTFANGTLTLTMPAKQAKSVAYAFRIN; from the coding sequence ATGAACATCAAGATCTTCTGTTCGCTTTTACTGCTCTTCTGGGCCAACCAAACCTGGGCGCAGGCTCCTGCCCGGTACGATACCACACGGGCGTCTATCGACAAACACCCACTGCCGGGCTGGTTCGATGATGCCAAACTGGGTATTTTTGTTCACTGGGGTTTGTATTCGGTGCCGGGCTGGGCTAAAGGCACCAAAAAACCGTTGCAGGAGATTTTGGCGACTACCAAAGGCGAAGAATGGTTTGCCAACAACCCCTATGCCGAATGGTACATGAACTCGCTGCGAATTGATGGTAGCAGTACTCAACAATACCACAAAGCCACCTACGGCGACTCGTTTAGTTACGACGATTTCGTACCGGTTTTTAACCGCGAAATCAAGAAGTGGAACCCCAACCAGTGGGCCAAACTGTTTAAAGACGCGGGGGCGCAGTATGTTGTGCTGACCACCAAACACCACGACGGATTCTTGCTCTGGCCCAGCAAACAGCCTAATCCGTTCAAGAAAAACTATCAGGCCAGCCGCGACATCGTGGGCGAATTGACGCAGGCTGTCAACGGTCAGGGGTTGAAAATGGGGCTGTATTATTCGAGCGGCTTAGACTGGACCTTCAATCAGAAAACGATCAATAATTTCCCCGACCTGTTCACGGCTGGCCCGCAACAACCCGAATACGTGACTTACCTCGGCAACCATTGGCGCGAACTGACCGACCGCTACAATCCCTACGTGCTCTGGGCCGACATCGGTAGCCCCAAAGCCTATAACCCCGTGCCGGTGATTGCCGAATTTTATAACAAAAACCCACAGGGCGTGGTCAATAACCGCCACACGTTCGAGTTTGCTGCACCCTCGGCCAAGCCCGCCGTGCATTACGATTTCACTACGCCCGAATACCAGATGCTGGACTCCATTGCGCGAAAAAAGTGGGAAACCTGCCGGGGCATTGGCCTGTCGTTCGGCTATAACCGCACCGAAGATGCCGCCACGTTTTTATCGGTCGATGGGCTGGTTGACTCGTTCGTGGATATTGTCAGCAAGAACGGTAACCTGCTGCTAAACGTTGGCCCCGAAGCCGATGGTACTATTCCGGCGGGGCAGTTGGAGCGGCTCAACGGGCTGGGTGTCTGGCTCAAAACCAACGGCGAAGCCATTTATGGCACCCGCCCCTGGACGAAGGCCGAAGCTAAAACCAGCACTGACGGACGCGTTCGGTTCACGAAAAAAGGCGAATCGCTGTACGCCATTCTGCTCGATGAGCCAACCGGAAAAACAGTTACTATTAGCGAATTACCATTGACTGATGTTCGCGCTGTTACGGCATTGAGCGATGGTAAACCAGTGAAACACACTTTCGCTAATGGTACACTGACACTGACAATGCCTGCCAAACAGGCCAAATCTGTAGCCTACGCTTTCCGAATCAACTAA
- a CDS encoding heavy metal-binding domain-containing protein → MLITTTPNIEGKQIASYIGLVNGEAIIGANLVKDFFANISDIVGGRSGAYEQGLREAKSIAIKEMTDQATRLGANAIIGVDLDYQTIGGNGSMLMVSCNGTAVIVQ, encoded by the coding sequence ATGCTCATCACAACTACCCCCAATATTGAAGGGAAACAGATTGCCAGCTACATTGGCTTAGTCAATGGTGAGGCCATCATCGGGGCCAATCTGGTAAAAGATTTTTTCGCTAATATCAGCGATATAGTCGGTGGTCGGTCGGGGGCCTATGAACAGGGCCTGCGCGAAGCCAAAAGCATTGCTATCAAGGAAATGACCGACCAGGCTACGCGGCTTGGTGCCAATGCCATTATCGGTGTCGATCTGGATTATCAAACCATCGGTGGCAACGGCTCGATGCTCATGGTAAGTTGTAATGGTACAGCCGTTATTGTGCAGTAA
- a CDS encoding ABC transporter permease, which translates to MLKTRFWLLFGPLALWMTAFLILPYAQVLVQSFYTVDDFGLLQPGFSLDSYRRFATGPLYYGTLGKTFVLAGAVTLGCLLLSLPLAYYIAFKARRNKTLLYTLIILPLWVSYIVRAYAWKTILGEEGVLNTFLMYVGLTHEPIHLLLYSDVAVFICMVHIYTPFVLMPIYTAFEQIPKSLIEASKDLGAGRWTTFRQVVFPLSLPGIIAGGTFSFVLSLGDFLAPILLGGPNTLFISNIFQNMFGTSNDKPLGSAVGIVLLVVVLLILELSGRAEKRYSSLESA; encoded by the coding sequence ATGCTAAAAACACGTTTCTGGCTTTTGTTTGGGCCACTGGCCCTGTGGATGACGGCTTTTTTGATACTGCCCTATGCGCAGGTGCTGGTGCAGAGTTTCTACACCGTCGATGACTTCGGGCTACTACAGCCGGGTTTCTCGCTCGACTCGTACCGGCGGTTTGCGACGGGGCCATTGTATTACGGTACGCTTGGCAAAACCTTTGTGCTGGCGGGGGCCGTTACGCTGGGGTGTTTGCTGCTGAGTCTGCCGCTGGCCTACTACATTGCCTTCAAAGCCAGACGCAACAAAACGCTGCTCTACACGCTCATCATTCTGCCACTGTGGGTCAGCTACATCGTGCGGGCCTATGCCTGGAAAACCATTCTGGGCGAGGAGGGCGTGCTAAACACCTTCCTGATGTATGTAGGACTAACTCACGAACCCATCCACCTGCTGCTCTACAGCGACGTGGCGGTGTTTATTTGCATGGTACATATCTACACACCCTTCGTGCTGATGCCTATTTATACGGCCTTCGAGCAGATTCCGAAGTCGCTGATCGAAGCGTCGAAAGACCTCGGTGCGGGCCGCTGGACCACCTTCCGGCAGGTAGTGTTTCCCCTAAGTCTGCCAGGCATTATTGCCGGGGGTACGTTCTCGTTCGTGCTGTCGCTGGGCGATTTTCTGGCTCCTATTCTGCTGGGAGGGCCTAACACCCTGTTCATCTCGAACATTTTCCAGAACATGTTCGGTACGTCGAACGACAAGCCGCTGGGGTCGGCGGTGGGAATTGTGCTGCTGGTGGTGGTACTCCTGATTCTCGAACTGTCGGGACGCGCCGAGAAACGGTACTCAAGCCTTGAATCTGCTTAA
- a CDS encoding VCBS repeat-containing protein, with protein MFASLCQPHSSPRCALLSAVCCGRLLGWLGLLVLLSTCQRNKQEPLFRSLDATQTGVDFVNTITETDSVNILNYYYCYNGGGVAVGDFDNDSLLDLFFTGNQVSSRLYINAQRTNDEPIMYRDVTEAAKLTTTEWIMGVSVVDINADGWLDLYLCVAGPGRDRPDARQPPNRLHINGGVNAQGVPVFTEQAAAYGLADSSFSVQSAFFDYDRDGDLDMYLMTNQVNGVDKNMVIPPDYPVTRGATNDRLYENLGRVDSLGHPVFRDVSARAGVAHEGYGLGLSVADLNADGWPDVYVANDFMTNDHLYLNQKNGTFRDECARSQAHQSYNGMGVDVADINNDARPDVMVVDMLPQTNLRRKTTIAGMNYEKFLLETQAGYVPQFMRNTLQLNRGNAPTSARQTAVPVFSDVGQLAGVHATDWSWGPLLADFDNDGFRDLYITNGFAKNITDLDFSNYQAAETMFGTQTDRTEKQQELTRLLKGVKVSNYVYRNTGRLTFTDETANWGIDRPSYSNGAVYADLDRDGDLDLVTSNINEPAYVYENQASQRKSHAHFLTIALIGPALNRRGIGATVAVHDGHRTQTAYVSPVRGYLSSIDAPLHIGLGTTTRVDSVVVVWPDGRRQVCRNVRVNQSLTIDYQTEKAVPDRLKPATNPLFTVVNDALNLHVRHVENRHNDFAGNPLLLRQYDRAGPALAVADVDGVNGDDFFMGGSAGQPGMLFRQGANGTFSSEPINQTETRCEDAGSLFFDADGDGDADLYVASGGSEFQPDSPDYQDRLYQNDGRGQFTLLPNVLPAMRSSKSCVVGADYDRDGDTDLFVGGRYEPGRYPDAPRSYVLQNNGGIFRDVTERVAPGLSRAGMVSGAVWSDFDRDGWPDLIAVGEWMPLSFFRNQRGRFVNVTGQTGLGESRGWWTSILPLDMDRDGDLDYVIGNAGTNVDYAPSVQQPLELVAGDFDNNNRIKPVIFQYLLTNAGQREPVPFAGRDDLLKQWVSLRKQFVDYASYGQTTLAKLLPNPLPANAKHLKACTFETSVLENLGKGRFRRRALPIEAQFSTTTGLLAGDFTGDGLPDLLLSGNNHAGEVLYGWADASVGLLLAGDGRGNFRAISPERSGIWLRGDQRALVRLKTRRGTSLFLAAANADSVVSFSQTIKP; from the coding sequence GTGTTCGCGTCCCTGTGCCAACCCCATTCGTCGCCCCGTTGTGCGCTGCTTTCAGCAGTTTGTTGCGGGCGGCTATTGGGGTGGCTGGGGTTACTCGTGTTGCTGAGTACCTGCCAGCGAAATAAACAGGAGCCGCTGTTCCGGTCGCTCGATGCCACTCAGACGGGCGTTGATTTCGTCAATACGATCACCGAAACCGATTCGGTCAACATCCTCAATTATTACTACTGCTACAACGGCGGGGGCGTGGCCGTAGGCGATTTTGACAACGATAGTTTGCTTGACCTGTTTTTTACGGGTAATCAGGTATCGTCGCGGCTGTATATCAACGCGCAACGCACGAACGATGAGCCGATTATGTATCGCGACGTGACCGAAGCCGCGAAACTTACCACGACGGAATGGATTATGGGCGTATCGGTGGTAGACATTAACGCCGATGGTTGGCTCGATCTATACCTCTGCGTAGCTGGCCCTGGCCGCGACCGACCCGACGCACGGCAACCGCCTAATCGCCTGCACATCAATGGCGGTGTAAATGCGCAGGGCGTTCCGGTCTTCACCGAACAGGCTGCGGCTTACGGACTGGCTGATTCGTCGTTCAGTGTGCAGTCGGCTTTTTTTGATTATGACCGCGATGGTGATCTGGATATGTATCTGATGACCAATCAGGTCAACGGCGTCGACAAAAACATGGTTATTCCGCCCGATTACCCCGTTACGCGCGGGGCTACCAACGACCGACTGTATGAGAATCTGGGTCGGGTCGATTCGCTGGGACATCCGGTCTTTCGCGACGTATCGGCGCGGGCGGGTGTCGCCCACGAGGGATATGGGCTGGGCCTGTCGGTGGCCGATCTGAACGCCGACGGTTGGCCCGATGTGTATGTTGCCAACGACTTCATGACCAACGACCACCTGTATCTGAACCAGAAAAATGGCACGTTTCGCGACGAGTGCGCCCGGAGTCAGGCCCATCAGAGTTACAACGGCATGGGCGTCGATGTGGCCGATATCAATAACGACGCCCGGCCCGACGTGATGGTAGTGGATATGCTGCCGCAAACGAATCTACGGCGGAAAACGACCATCGCGGGAATGAACTACGAAAAGTTTTTGCTTGAAACCCAGGCCGGTTACGTGCCGCAGTTTATGCGAAACACCCTGCAGCTAAATCGGGGAAACGCGCCGACCTCAGCCAGGCAAACCGCCGTTCCAGTCTTCAGCGATGTGGGGCAACTGGCGGGCGTTCATGCCACCGACTGGAGTTGGGGGCCGCTGCTGGCCGATTTTGATAACGACGGTTTCCGCGATCTGTACATCACTAACGGCTTTGCCAAAAACATTACCGATCTCGATTTCTCGAACTACCAGGCCGCCGAAACCATGTTCGGTACGCAAACCGACCGCACCGAAAAACAGCAGGAACTGACCCGGCTACTCAAAGGCGTAAAGGTGTCGAACTACGTGTATCGCAACACCGGGCGGCTGACTTTTACCGACGAAACGGCCAACTGGGGCATTGACCGACCGTCGTACTCGAACGGAGCCGTTTATGCCGATCTGGACCGCGACGGTGATCTGGATTTGGTAACGAGTAATATCAACGAACCGGCCTATGTGTATGAAAATCAGGCCAGTCAGCGCAAAAGTCACGCGCATTTTCTGACTATTGCCCTGATCGGCCCCGCCCTGAACCGGCGTGGTATTGGCGCAACGGTGGCGGTGCATGACGGGCATCGCACCCAAACGGCTTATGTGTCGCCGGTGCGGGGGTATCTGTCCAGCATCGACGCTCCGTTGCACATCGGTTTGGGTACAACAACCCGTGTCGATTCGGTGGTGGTGGTCTGGCCCGATGGTCGTCGGCAGGTATGCCGTAACGTTCGCGTCAATCAGTCGCTAACGATTGATTATCAGACTGAAAAAGCTGTTCCTGACCGCTTGAAACCGGCTACCAATCCGTTGTTTACAGTGGTGAACGATGCGCTCAATCTGCATGTCCGGCACGTTGAAAACAGGCATAACGATTTCGCCGGAAATCCGCTGCTGCTTCGACAGTACGACCGCGCTGGCCCTGCGCTGGCGGTGGCCGATGTTGACGGGGTGAACGGTGACGATTTTTTCATGGGTGGTTCGGCGGGGCAACCGGGTATGCTGTTTCGGCAGGGGGCCAACGGCACCTTTTCATCCGAACCGATCAATCAGACCGAGACTCGCTGCGAAGACGCCGGGAGCCTGTTTTTCGACGCTGACGGCGATGGCGATGCTGACCTGTACGTAGCCAGTGGCGGTAGCGAATTCCAACCCGATTCGCCTGATTATCAGGATCGTCTGTATCAGAACGACGGGCGCGGGCAGTTCACATTACTACCCAATGTCCTGCCTGCCATGCGTAGCAGTAAAAGTTGCGTAGTAGGAGCCGACTACGACCGCGATGGCGACACCGACCTGTTTGTGGGTGGCCGTTACGAGCCGGGCCGTTACCCCGACGCTCCCCGTAGCTATGTACTGCAAAACAACGGCGGCATTTTTCGCGACGTCACCGAGCGGGTGGCTCCCGGCCTGAGCCGCGCAGGCATGGTGAGCGGGGCCGTCTGGTCTGACTTCGACCGCGACGGCTGGCCCGACCTCATTGCCGTGGGTGAGTGGATGCCGTTGTCGTTTTTTCGGAATCAGCGCGGGCGATTCGTGAACGTGACCGGCCAAACCGGGCTGGGCGAAAGCCGGGGCTGGTGGACCAGTATTCTACCCCTTGACATGGACCGCGACGGCGACCTCGATTATGTGATAGGCAATGCAGGTACAAACGTCGATTACGCGCCATCGGTACAGCAACCGCTCGAATTGGTGGCGGGCGATTTCGACAACAACAACCGCATCAAACCTGTGATATTTCAGTATCTGCTGACCAACGCAGGCCAGCGTGAACCCGTGCCGTTTGCGGGCCGCGACGACCTGCTGAAACAGTGGGTTAGTCTGCGTAAACAGTTCGTTGATTACGCCAGTTACGGCCAGACCACCCTCGCCAAACTCCTGCCCAATCCGCTGCCTGCCAATGCTAAACATTTGAAAGCCTGCACGTTTGAAACCAGTGTGCTGGAGAATTTGGGCAAGGGTCGGTTTCGACGACGCGCCCTGCCTATCGAAGCGCAGTTTTCGACAACAACGGGTTTGCTGGCTGGTGATTTTACGGGCGATGGCCTGCCCGACCTGCTCCTGAGCGGCAACAACCACGCGGGTGAGGTGCTGTATGGCTGGGCCGACGCATCGGTGGGTCTGCTGCTGGCGGGCGACGGGCGGGGAAATTTCCGGGCCATCTCGCCCGAACGAAGCGGCATCTGGCTGCGTGGCGATCAGCGTGCGTTGGTGCGGCTCAAAACCCGGCGGGGTACGTCCCTTTTTTTAGCGGCTGCCAACGCCGATAGCGTTGTATCCTTTTCTCAGACCATTAAACCGTAG